In Triticum urartu cultivar G1812 unplaced genomic scaffold, Tu2.1 TuUngrouped_contig_7031, whole genome shotgun sequence, the sequence TTAGTATTAGCACAATATGGAATTGAGTGTTGGTTTTGAATTAAATTTCGATGGTTTAAAGAAGTGCGCATGAGGTTGTTATGACTTATGGATAAACACGTCATACATGCCTTGATATTTTTGCACGTTGCCTTTACATGAAACTTTAGGAGATAGGCTCCTCTAGGATTTATATAGTTTCATTCTCTCAGTAGGTTAAGCTGATTTGCCTTGTCGCCTGTTCTTTCTTCCTGTACGTTTGTCTGTTCTTCCTTGATTTGGATCTGGTTTGTTTGCAGGTCTGTCGTTAGTTTAGCTGCTACGTCGGATCTGATGCTGTTTTCGCCGATATATAGGTATGCATCCATTCTGCTCCCTTTCTAGGCCGCCGTCTACCGCATATATTTGATTTTACCTTTGATTTGCTGCAGATTTGTTTGTTGCCTCTTGTTTCacgttcttccggtcgatcgctTGCTCGATCTGTGCCTGGACATCATCTCCATGTCGCGGCTTCGTGAACGGATCTTCAGGTCGACcactcttctcctcctccttacTCCTCTTTTTCCCTAGGTTGGTGTTTGTACATCGTGGCGCTTTTCTCCCCACTTGATACAAGAACGATTGTATAATTTCTTTCTATGCACTTCATCAAGCACATAATTTAACTAAAACTTGTGGTTTGTTATGGGGCCTGCATTTGTAATGGTTCATTAAGGTATCTTCAGTATTTTTGTTTCTTTCCCTGTTTTGTCTTTCCCTGTTTTGTCATCTTTAGTATTTTTTGTTTCTTCATACGTGCATTTTTATCGTCCCAACAATCCACTGGCCTGACGGGCACGCCAAGGCACACATTTAATTATCAGAAGATGGTTCTGTTTTTATGGGGCCTGCATTTGTAATGGTTCATTAAGGTCACCATTGAGCCGCCTTCTGTACTTTAGAGGCGTATTGTGCGGCTACACGTTTGTGTTTTTTTATCCATTCACccattgcaatgtaaattcaagTTCTTGGATTTTTATTTCTTGTTTCTTCTTTTTGGTGAGCGAATTGGCTAATTGAGCTATTTTCCTCTTGGTTTGTTGCAGCAATTGGGAAGGATCGTCCTGTACTATCTATCATGGTTATTAGCTAGCAAGAGTGATGCCACAAGTGGATCTGCCCAGTAAATTTGTTAATTACTTCCTTGCAAGAATGAGTTGAGTTTGGTTTCTAATCCCTCAAGTCTATTCAAGATTGCCCATTTTTTAGTTACATACAAATATGCACCTTGATTGCTATGCATAATCACGTAGGTAATTCCATCTCTTTTTGTTGATGCTTTATCCTGCTTGGATCATATATGCTTCTGTATAACACTGATTGAGGTGGACAATTATAAATTTACTACACGCATATAAGCTTTCTATACATAGATAACTAGAGCATTATAAAGTAGTGTGTCATGTTCTAATTATAAATGAAGAGAAAGTTAAGAACTTTGTAATTACATAGTAATCATGGCTAGATCGTAGAGGTTAGAGATGTACAAATGATTGATTAAAAATATATATTTATATTTGCAACAACACAATGGATCATGCCAGGTAAATATTTTTGTAGAATATAAGTCAGGTTTAGAACTTTTGACCACGACAGCTGAAAAACCAAAGTAAATCCATCGTATATATTCAGTATAATGTATATTTAGATATTCATGGCGCTGCATAAGCTTAATTAAGTTCCCTGGGAGCACTAGCTGCTCGTGTATACATGTATTTCTTGATTCTAATAAGATGCAGTCAATCTTTGAAAATACAGTAAGCACCTGTCATGAAATTTAGAACTGGCGTGATGTGTCTCTATGTTAATAACTATCATGCTTGCGTAGCTGGTTGATTTATTTGATTATAATCAAATTGGACCGTCATAATTTTAAGATCGTGATTATTCAGATGAAAAATGATCAAAGAAATACATGTACCAAAGTCACATCTGTTTAGATCATGATTAGGCATACAATTGCTCCTTCAAATTATTGTGATATTGTAGTGCTCTTTAGTATTATGTATTGTGGTGCTGCACCTCCTTTTCTCTTCTTTCCTGGACATATACTCTGCACCGGAAGTTACCTATTGCCCGCTACACCTTTCTATGAACTTTTGTTAATAATCTGCCTATAATTATAAGAAAAAAATGCATGAATGTATATAGCTTTGCACCAGGACACTTTACTTTTGCTATGACCTGTCATTTTTGTGAGCTGCAGACGATTTTGGCATTGATGTTCTCATGCAAGTCATCTTATCTTTGCAAGCCTACTGATAGAATACACTCAAGATAGGACACCACATGCGTCATCCTGAGATAGATAGACGCTCATGCTTGGTTCATCCTGTTGGCTGAGGATGCTAAGTTTCATCTGTTTTGTAAAAATGAAATTGTGTATAGATATTTGTGGCTGCTATAGCAACTCTCGAGAATTGTTGTAGGGTATGCATTTTCCTTTTGTGAAAAAATTGTCCTGTTGCATTCAGAATTTCGACTTgaaatggagctcaatatgagTTATGTAGGCCAATCTTCTAAGTGTTTAATGTTCTTTTATGTTACATCCTGGCAGGAAAGTGGATCAGCTATCTGAGGAGGTTGATTCATTGAAGGAAACCCTCGACAAGCACTTATTGCGCCAATGAGAGCGAATTTGGGAAGCTAAGGAAAGGGCGGAGCTGTTTGAGAGAGCTGTGAGTAGTCTGAAGCAAACAAAGCATGAACAGTTGTTTTCCCTGCAGGATGATTTGGTTTCAGCATTAATGAATTGGAGATTATTGTTACAGAATGGTGGGCCACCGGATGTCCTTCAAATATTTGACGACGAAGCCTAGGCAATGCAATCAgggatatggttagggtttgttAATTTTAGCTAGGTCTTTGTTGCTGATCGATGGCCAGTGGCGCTCTTCTGCTTGGAACAAACACTATATGTAGTTGCTGCTCCTCTAGGTTGGGTCGTTGCTACTGCTTTGGCTGTAGCTCTGTGCAGGTATTTATATTTTCCAGCTTCTACTATTTGGCATTACATGTTCATGCTTTTACATCAAGGATATACCCCCATCAGACGTGGATTTGTAGCAAGAAAATTAGTCAACGGAGCCCGGGACAA encodes:
- the LOC125531399 gene encoding probable coatomer subunit beta', which codes for MKGSRRIVIGYDLGKIMIKIGREVPVASMDNSEKILWAKHNEIQTVSIKTVGAGNEVLLLCHVKCAGLSVVSLAATSDLMLFSPIYRFVCCLLFHVLPVDRLLDLCLDIISMSRLRERIFSNWEGSSCTIYHGY